From Daucus carota subsp. sativus chromosome 6, DH1 v3.0, whole genome shotgun sequence:
CAGTTGCTCTGTATCAGTCTGTTTCATGTCATTTTCCACTTGCCTTAAAAGCCCTTGTGCTGGAACTtcttctaaattttcttttactGGAGTTTGTGGGGGAATCGCGTCTTCAAGTAGAAAGTCGCGCCAACCAAAGCTGGAGGGCACCCATCCTTCATTTAAAATCTCCGgaggtgaagaagatgaagatgaagacgCGTATTCATTGCAAATTTCTGGTTGCATGATCTGGTTTGTGAGGCAATTGGGAGGCTGTTTCACCAATGTAATGGATTGTAATTGAGTCAGGAGATCTAAAGGCTGAGTGTCATTTGCGTAGTTGCCAATGCTGTTGGTCAAGAAGCTTTCGGGGCTTTTTGTTGAGGTGTAGTTGGAGAATTGAGCTGCTGAATATGGTTCCTGCTTTTGGATGAATGAGGGGTTAGTGAAATCTCTGTTGAGATAGCTAACACGGGCATTCGGGTTTGGAAAAGCACCAATGCTGCTATAATCAGAAATGATCTGGGAGAATGGCTTGTGGGTAACATGATCAATTCCCATCTCAGATAGCTTCTTCTTTAGCTTAGTGTTCCAGTAATTTTTCACATCATTGTCTGTTCTCCC
This genomic window contains:
- the LOC108226868 gene encoding transcription factor MYB35 isoform X2; this encodes MLFMPWPLDKPLHLFHFFRTFLKKVLNMVKPPCYERMNVRKGNWNKDEDVKMIAYAPKQRTNWTDASKKTGPRKCGKSCKHKCSNHLRPDKKHENFTPQEEELIINLHAAIGSRWSIIAQQLPGRTDNDVKNYWNTKLKKKLSEMGIDHVTHKPFSQIISDYSSIGAFPNPNARVSYLNRDFTNPSFIQKQEPYSAAQFSNYTSTKSPESFLTNSIGNYANDTQPLDLLTQLQSITLVKQPPNCLTNQIMQPEICNEYASSSSSSSPPEILNEGWVPSSFGWRDFLLEDAIPPQTPVKENLEEVPAQGLLRQVENDMKQTDTEQLNEYDNDDDMLNSFKSPAPSSSANNSSFVEAMLDEEHDMFLEFPSLLEEPFYY
- the LOC108226868 gene encoding transcription factor MYB35 isoform X1 yields the protein MLFMPWPLDKPLHLFHFFRTFLKKVLNMVKPPCYERMNVRKGNWNKDEDVKMIAYAPKQRTNWTDASKKTVTGPRKCGKSCKHKCSNHLRPDKKHENFTPQEEELIINLHAAIGSRWSIIAQQLPGRTDNDVKNYWNTKLKKKLSEMGIDHVTHKPFSQIISDYSSIGAFPNPNARVSYLNRDFTNPSFIQKQEPYSAAQFSNYTSTKSPESFLTNSIGNYANDTQPLDLLTQLQSITLVKQPPNCLTNQIMQPEICNEYASSSSSSSPPEILNEGWVPSSFGWRDFLLEDAIPPQTPVKENLEEVPAQGLLRQVENDMKQTDTEQLNEYDNDDDMLNSFKSPAPSSSANNSSFVEAMLDEEHDMFLEFPSLLEEPFYY